Proteins found in one Oribacterium sp. oral taxon 102 genomic segment:
- the thiI gene encoding tRNA uracil 4-sulfurtransferase ThiI, with translation MLYHSFLIKYAEIGTKGRNRYVFEDALVHDIRMKLRKAEGEFSVTRERGRIYVNVKSERYDYDSVVDALRHVFGIIGICPMVQLAGTHDISVLSEQVVSYWRQVYGDRIVSFKVETRRADKGFPMQSGEIDAELGHQILSHFPNTSVDVHHPEIRLHVEIRQFINLYSEILPGAGGMPLGTNGKAMLLLSGGIDSPVAGYLIGKRGALIEATYFHAPPYTSERAKQKVIDLAKQVSKYTGPIALHVVNFTDIQIAIYDKCPHEELTILMRRYMMRIAERIARDRGCIGLITGESIGQVASQTMQSLVCTNEVCTLPVYRPVIAFDKQEIIDLSQRIGTYETSIEPYEDCCTIFVARHPVTKPIPEKMRKSEQNLLPEISEMVDKAVESAELIWCDPFR, from the coding sequence ATGCTTTATCACAGTTTTCTGATTAAATATGCCGAGATCGGCACGAAGGGCAGGAACCGCTATGTCTTCGAGGATGCACTGGTGCACGACATCCGCATGAAGCTGCGGAAAGCGGAGGGAGAGTTCTCCGTGACCCGCGAACGCGGACGGATCTATGTCAATGTAAAGAGCGAGCGCTATGACTATGACAGCGTCGTTGATGCGCTCCGGCATGTCTTCGGCATCATCGGCATCTGCCCGATGGTACAGCTTGCGGGCACGCATGATATTTCCGTGCTCTCCGAACAGGTCGTCTCCTATTGGCGGCAGGTCTACGGAGACAGGATCGTCTCTTTCAAGGTAGAGACCCGCAGAGCCGACAAGGGCTTCCCGATGCAGTCCGGAGAGATCGACGCAGAGCTCGGGCATCAGATCCTCTCTCATTTCCCGAATACCTCTGTAGATGTGCATCATCCGGAGATTCGTCTCCATGTCGAGATCCGGCAGTTCATCAATCTCTATTCCGAAATCCTCCCCGGCGCGGGCGGTATGCCGCTCGGCACCAACGGCAAGGCAATGCTGCTCCTGTCCGGCGGGATCGATTCCCCGGTCGCCGGCTATCTCATCGGTAAACGCGGTGCACTCATCGAAGCGACCTATTTTCATGCGCCGCCCTACACCTCTGAGCGAGCAAAGCAGAAGGTGATCGACCTCGCGAAGCAGGTCTCGAAATATACCGGCCCGATCGCCCTGCATGTCGTGAACTTCACGGACATCCAGATCGCGATCTATGACAAGTGCCCGCACGAGGAGCTGACGATTCTGATGCGCCGCTATATGATGCGGATCGCAGAGCGGATCGCGAGGGACCGCGGCTGCATCGGGCTCATTACCGGAGAGTCGATCGGACAGGTGGCGAGCCAGACGATGCAGAGTCTGGTCTGCACCAACGAGGTCTGCACCCTTCCGGTCTACCGTCCCGTTATCGCCTTCGACAAGCAGGAAATCATCGACCTTTCCCAGCGGATCGGCACCTACGAAACCTCCATCGAGCCTTACGAGGACTGCTGCACGATCTTCGTGGCGCGTCACCCGGTAACGAAGCCGATTCCGGAGAAAATGCGGAAGTCCGAGCAGAATCTCCTGCCGGAGATCAGCGAGATGGTCGATAAGGCGGTCGAGAGCGCCGAGCTGATCTGGTGCGACCCGTTCCGGTAG
- the grpE gene encoding nucleotide exchange factor GrpE produces the protein MEEKDEKVQGTEEMRAGGADARQEGNTAGNDAPAETEASAAAAEESSDAEGSSEENAGKHAEEAGSPAERKLRQELLEMTDKYTRLYAEFDNFRKRSDREKSQMFELGARDVIEKLLPVVDNFERALAAVPAETEDAFAKGVQGIYRQIQKFFADLDVAVIEAEGQKFDPAKHNAVMTDTESDAEEDTVTQDLQKGYTFRGTVVRHSMVKVKK, from the coding sequence GTGGAAGAGAAGGACGAAAAGGTGCAGGGTACCGAGGAAATGAGGGCAGGCGGGGCGGATGCACGGCAGGAAGGCAATACAGCCGGGAACGACGCGCCGGCGGAGACGGAGGCCAGCGCAGCGGCCGCAGAGGAGAGCTCTGATGCTGAGGGCTCTTCGGAGGAGAATGCCGGGAAGCATGCAGAGGAGGCGGGCAGCCCTGCGGAGCGGAAGCTCCGGCAGGAGCTCCTGGAAATGACGGATAAGTATACACGGCTCTACGCCGAGTTCGACAACTTCCGGAAGCGTTCCGACAGGGAGAAGTCCCAGATGTTCGAGCTGGGCGCGCGGGATGTCATCGAAAAGCTGCTTCCTGTCGTGGACAATTTCGAACGTGCGCTCGCCGCGGTGCCGGCGGAGACAGAGGATGCCTTCGCGAAGGGCGTGCAGGGCATCTACAGGCAGATCCAGAAGTTTTTTGCGGATCTGGATGTCGCCGTGATCGAGGCGGAGGGACAGAAGTTCGATCCGGCGAAGCACAACGCGGTGATGACCGACACCGAGAGCGACGCGGAGGAGGATACAGTCACGCAGGATCTGCAGAAGGGCTACACCTTCCGGGGAACGGTGGTGCGGCACTCCATGGTGAAGGTGAAGAAATAA
- the hrcA gene encoding heat-inducible transcriptional repressor HrcA encodes MDSRKVVILTTIIKNYLETGEPVGSRTISKYSGLNLSSATIRNEMSDLEEMGFILQPHTSAGRIPSDKGYRFYVDQLMEHQRKELDEVKSSMFERVDKLENTLKTLVRTVAQNTEYAAMVTGPSLQKNRIKFIQVSLVDGLRILLVIMLEGNIIKTATILLGGSEHPDSNAILSLNLLLNDELSGLSVESLTEERCGKILARSEFRETLREILRGIVETLRYDGSDLQIYTSGATNIFKYPELTDSDNASKLISALEQKDELIELIQGVEQDTEATKRQIQVYIGKESPLQNMADCSVVTASYRLGNGMKGTIGVIGPKRMDYERVLEILSKLMNEMDGAFR; translated from the coding sequence AGTCGTAAGGTAGTGATCCTCACGACCATCATTAAGAACTATCTGGAGACCGGAGAGCCGGTCGGATCCAGGACGATCAGCAAGTATTCCGGACTGAACCTGAGCTCCGCTACGATTCGGAACGAGATGAGCGACCTGGAGGAGATGGGCTTTATTTTACAGCCGCATACCTCAGCGGGCAGGATTCCCTCCGACAAGGGCTACCGTTTCTATGTAGACCAGCTGATGGAGCATCAGCGGAAAGAGCTGGACGAGGTCAAGTCCAGTATGTTTGAACGGGTGGACAAGCTGGAGAATACGCTGAAGACGCTGGTGCGTACTGTCGCACAGAATACCGAGTACGCGGCGATGGTCACGGGTCCGAGTCTGCAGAAGAACAGGATCAAGTTCATTCAGGTCTCCCTCGTCGACGGGCTGCGGATCCTTCTGGTTATCATGCTGGAGGGCAATATCATAAAGACGGCGACGATTCTCCTCGGCGGCAGCGAGCATCCGGATTCGAACGCGATACTCTCCCTGAATCTTCTTCTCAATGACGAGCTTTCCGGGCTGAGCGTGGAGAGCCTGACGGAGGAGCGGTGCGGAAAGATCCTCGCCCGCTCCGAGTTCCGGGAGACGCTTCGGGAGATCCTCAGGGGCATCGTCGAGACGCTCCGCTATGACGGCAGCGACCTGCAGATCTATACCTCCGGCGCGACCAATATCTTCAAGTATCCGGAGCTGACGGATTCGGACAATGCGTCCAAGCTGATCTCCGCATTGGAGCAGAAGGATGAACTGATCGAGCTGATACAGGGCGTCGAGCAGGATACGGAGGCGACGAAGCGGCAGATTCAGGTCTATATCGGCAAGGAATCGCCGTTACAGAATATGGCGGATTGCTCGGTGGTGACAGCGAGCTACCGGCTCGGAAACGGCATGAAGGGCACGATCGGCGTCATCGGGCCGAAGCGGATGGACTATGAGAGAGTGCTCGAGATCCTCTCGAAGCTGATGAATGAGATGGACGGAGCCTTCCGATAG
- the dnaK gene encoding molecular chaperone DnaK yields the protein MGKIIGIDLGTTNSCVAVMEGGKPTVIANAEGMRTTPSVVAFTKSGERLVGEPAKRQAVTNADRTISSIKRHMGTDYKVSIDGKNYTPQEISAMILQKLKADAEAYLGEKVTEAVITVPAYFNDAQRQATKDAGRIAGLDVKRIINEPTAAALAYGLDEDKEQKIMVYDLGGGTFDVSVIDIGDGVIEVMSTNGDTHLGGDDYDNRITDWMVSEFRKMEGVDLSKDNMALQRLKEAAEKAKKELSTAATTEINLPFITATAEGPKHLDMNLTRAKFEELTADLTERTAVPVQNALRDAGLTAAELSKVLLVGGSTRMLSAQEKVKQLTGKEPSKTLNPDECVAIGAAIQGGKLAGDAGAGDVLLLDVTPLTLSIETLGGVATPLIKRNTTIPTRISQVFSTAADNQTAVDIHVVQGEREFARDNKTLGQFRLDGILPAQRGVPQIEVTFDIDANGIVNVSAKDKGTGKEQHITITSGSSMSKEDIEKAVNEAAQFEAADKEKKEAIEVRNGADSIVFQTKKALEDVGAQISDSDKSQVEADLKALEDVLAANPLEGITKEGAERIKAAQETLMKSSQALFAKVYEQAQASQGAAQQAEGSAPQQDSASDDNVVDGDFKEV from the coding sequence ATGGGAAAGATTATCGGAATTGACTTAGGTACGACAAACAGCTGCGTAGCGGTTATGGAGGGCGGCAAGCCGACCGTCATTGCCAACGCAGAGGGGATGCGGACGACACCGTCTGTCGTAGCGTTCACGAAGAGCGGCGAGAGACTGGTCGGAGAGCCGGCGAAGCGGCAGGCGGTAACCAACGCAGACAGGACGATTTCCTCGATCAAGAGACACATGGGGACGGACTACAAGGTTTCCATCGACGGCAAGAATTATACGCCGCAGGAGATCTCCGCGATGATTCTCCAGAAGCTGAAGGCGGATGCCGAGGCATATCTCGGAGAGAAGGTGACAGAGGCTGTCATCACGGTTCCTGCGTATTTCAATGACGCGCAGCGGCAGGCGACGAAGGATGCGGGCAGGATCGCCGGACTCGATGTGAAGAGAATTATCAACGAGCCGACGGCGGCGGCGCTGGCGTATGGACTTGATGAGGATAAAGAGCAGAAGATCATGGTTTATGATCTGGGCGGCGGCACCTTCGACGTATCCGTCATTGACATCGGAGACGGCGTCATCGAGGTTATGTCCACCAACGGAGACACGCACCTCGGCGGCGACGATTACGACAACCGGATCACCGACTGGATGGTTTCCGAGTTCAGAAAGATGGAGGGCGTAGACCTCTCCAAGGATAATATGGCGCTCCAGAGACTGAAGGAGGCGGCAGAGAAGGCGAAGAAGGAGCTCTCCACCGCGGCGACGACGGAGATCAATCTCCCGTTTATCACTGCGACGGCAGAGGGACCGAAGCACCTCGATATGAACCTGACCCGCGCGAAGTTCGAGGAGCTCACCGCAGATCTCACAGAAAGAACCGCTGTTCCGGTACAGAATGCACTTCGCGATGCCGGACTCACTGCGGCAGAGCTTTCCAAGGTGCTGCTCGTCGGCGGCTCCACCCGTATGCTTTCGGCACAGGAGAAGGTAAAGCAGCTGACCGGTAAGGAGCCGTCCAAGACGCTGAATCCGGACGAGTGCGTAGCGATCGGTGCGGCGATCCAGGGCGGTAAGCTCGCGGGAGACGCAGGCGCGGGCGATGTGCTCCTGCTCGATGTCACACCGCTGACCCTCTCCATCGAGACGCTGGGCGGCGTGGCGACTCCGCTGATCAAGCGGAATACAACGATTCCGACCAGAATCTCGCAGGTATTCTCTACCGCAGCGGACAATCAGACCGCAGTAGATATCCATGTGGTGCAGGGAGAGAGAGAGTTCGCAAGGGACAACAAGACCCTCGGACAGTTCCGGCTGGACGGCATCCTGCCGGCACAGAGAGGCGTACCGCAGATCGAGGTTACCTTCGACATCGATGCGAACGGCATCGTAAACGTATCGGCGAAGGACAAGGGCACCGGCAAGGAGCAGCATATCACGATTACCTCCGGCTCCAGTATGAGCAAGGAGGACATCGAGAAGGCGGTTAATGAGGCGGCGCAGTTCGAGGCGGCGGATAAGGAGAAGAAGGAAGCGATCGAGGTCAGAAACGGTGCAGATTCCATCGTATTCCAGACCAAGAAGGCGCTGGAGGATGTGGGAGCACAGATCTCCGATTCCGACAAGTCTCAGGTAGAGGCGGATCTTAAGGCGCTGGAGGATGTGCTCGCAGCGAACCCGCTTGAGGGCATCACGAAGGAGGGAGCAGAGCGCATCAAGGCGGCGCAGGAGACCCTGATGAAGTCCTCGCAGGCGCTGTTTGCCAAGGTGTATGAGCAGGCGCAGGCATCGCAGGGTGCAGCGCAGCAGGCAGAGGGCAGCGCGCCGCAGCAGGACAGCGCGAGCGACGATAATGTGGTGGACGGCGACTTCAAGGAGGTCTGA
- a CDS encoding cysteine desulfurase family protein, with amino-acid sequence MREIYFDNSATTRVYPEAIELMRRTMTEDYGNPSSKHTMGMTAERYFRQARERVAETLRVKPREILFTSGGTESDNTALLGTALAKRRQGKHIITSNVEHAAVYKPLELLAELGYEITILPVDRRGHISLSELRAAIRPDTILVSVMYVNNEIGALEPIAEIGRLVKACNPATLFHTDAIQAYGKYELRPKKEGIDLLSVSGHKLHAPKGVGFLYVDERVHIRPLLYGGGQQEDMRSGTHNVPGIAAMGLAAELAYRNHAEKIACLRELKDYFITELEKLPGVTVHSEKGEAGAPQIVSASFEGVRAEVLLHALEERGIYVSSGSACSSNHPGISGTLRAIGVPQELLDSTIRFSFSFFNEKEEADLCIDALRELLPMLRRFQRH; translated from the coding sequence ATGAGAGAGATTTATTTTGACAATTCTGCAACGACCCGGGTTTATCCGGAGGCGATAGAGCTGATGCGGCGGACGATGACGGAGGACTATGGCAATCCGTCCTCGAAGCATACGATGGGAATGACGGCGGAGCGTTATTTCCGGCAGGCGCGGGAGCGGGTCGCGGAGACGCTTCGCGTGAAGCCGCGGGAGATCCTCTTCACCTCCGGCGGGACGGAGTCCGACAATACAGCGCTGCTTGGGACAGCGCTTGCGAAGAGGCGGCAGGGAAAGCATATCATTACGAGCAATGTGGAGCATGCGGCGGTGTATAAGCCGCTTGAGCTCCTCGCGGAGCTGGGATATGAGATCACGATTCTGCCGGTAGACAGGCGGGGGCATATTTCTCTTTCGGAGCTGCGTGCGGCGATCCGTCCGGACACCATCCTCGTCTCTGTGATGTATGTGAACAACGAGATCGGTGCGCTGGAGCCGATTGCGGAGATCGGGCGGCTGGTAAAGGCATGCAATCCGGCGACACTCTTCCATACGGATGCGATCCAGGCCTATGGCAAGTATGAGCTTCGCCCGAAGAAGGAGGGAATCGATCTGCTTTCCGTGAGCGGGCACAAGCTGCACGCGCCGAAGGGCGTAGGCTTCCTCTATGTTGATGAGAGGGTGCATATCAGACCTCTGCTCTACGGAGGAGGGCAGCAGGAGGATATGCGCTCCGGAACGCATAATGTTCCGGGGATCGCCGCAATGGGACTCGCCGCGGAGCTGGCATACCGGAATCATGCGGAGAAGATTGCGTGCCTCCGGGAGCTGAAGGACTATTTCATTACGGAGCTCGAGAAGCTGCCGGGAGTCACGGTGCATTCGGAAAAGGGTGAGGCGGGTGCGCCGCAGATTGTTTCTGCGTCCTTCGAGGGCGTGCGCGCGGAGGTGCTGCTGCATGCGCTGGAGGAGAGGGGCATCTATGTGAGCTCCGGCTCCGCCTGCTCCTCGAATCATCCGGGCATTTCCGGGACGCTGCGGGCGATCGGTGTGCCGCAGGAGCTGCTGGATTCGACCATTCGCTTCTCCTTCAGCTTCTTCAACGAGAAGGAGGAGGCGGATCTCTGTATAGATGCGCTCCGGGAGCTGCTGCCGATGCTGCGCCGCTTCCAAAGACACTAG
- the dnaJ gene encoding molecular chaperone DnaJ: MAEKRDYYEVLGVEKNADDAAIKRAYRKLAKKYHPDANPGDAGAAEKFRECSEAYEVLSDPEKRKAYDTYGHAAFEAGSAAGASSGFGGYDFGNMDFSDIFGDLFGFGGSRGGFGGFGGRSNQPTRGASIRTAVRISFDEAIKGTKKTVKIRYKEECKTCGGSGAKPGSSPETCPKCNGRGQVVMTRQSMFGTMQQVTDCPDCHGTGRIIREKCPDCRGEGYITTQKSIEITIPAGIDDGQTLRRSGGGDPGTNGGPRGDLLVNIAVSQHPLFKRQGNNIYSAEAISFAKAALGGKTIVKTVDGPVELSIKPGTQSETKMRLRGKGVPSLQNPSLRGDHFVTIVVTVPERLTKAQKDALRKYAEACGERDEYRDC; encoded by the coding sequence ATGGCAGAAAAGCGAGACTATTACGAGGTTCTCGGCGTAGAAAAAAATGCGGATGATGCAGCTATCAAGAGAGCTTACCGGAAGCTCGCGAAGAAGTATCATCCGGATGCGAATCCGGGAGACGCGGGCGCGGCGGAGAAGTTCCGCGAGTGCTCCGAGGCATACGAGGTTCTGTCGGACCCTGAGAAGCGGAAGGCGTATGATACCTACGGTCATGCGGCGTTCGAGGCAGGTTCCGCGGCGGGAGCAAGCTCCGGCTTCGGCGGCTATGACTTCGGAAATATGGATTTCTCCGATATTTTCGGAGACCTCTTCGGCTTCGGCGGCAGCCGGGGCGGCTTCGGGGGCTTCGGCGGGCGTTCGAACCAGCCGACCCGCGGCGCTTCGATCCGCACTGCTGTCCGGATCAGCTTCGACGAGGCGATCAAGGGCACGAAGAAGACGGTGAAGATCCGTTACAAGGAGGAGTGTAAGACCTGCGGCGGCAGCGGCGCGAAGCCGGGCAGCAGTCCGGAAACCTGTCCGAAGTGCAACGGGCGGGGACAGGTCGTGATGACCAGACAGAGTATGTTCGGTACGATGCAGCAGGTGACAGACTGCCCGGACTGCCATGGAACCGGCAGGATCATTCGGGAGAAGTGTCCGGACTGCCGCGGCGAGGGCTATATCACGACGCAGAAGAGCATCGAGATTACGATCCCGGCGGGGATCGACGACGGACAGACGCTCCGGCGCTCCGGAGGGGGCGATCCGGGCACGAACGGCGGACCGAGAGGAGATCTGCTGGTGAACATCGCCGTATCCCAGCATCCGCTCTTTAAGCGGCAGGGCAATAATATCTACTCTGCGGAGGCGATCAGCTTCGCGAAGGCGGCGCTGGGCGGCAAGACCATCGTGAAAACCGTGGATGGGCCGGTGGAGCTCAGCATCAAGCCGGGGACACAGTCCGAGACGAAGATGCGCCTTCGGGGAAAGGGCGTGCCCTCTCTCCAGAACCCGAGCCTGCGCGGCGACCACTTCGTGACCATTGTCGTAACGGTTCCGGAGAGGCTCACGAAGGCGCAGAAGGATGCACTCCGAAAGTACGCAGAGGCGTGCGGCGAGCGGGATGAATATAGGGACTGTTGA
- the prmA gene encoding 50S ribosomal protein L11 methyltransferase: MIWRKFTIHTTTEAEEILVSNLMELGIEGVEISDRVPLSEEDTKGMFIDILPELGPDDGTAEVSFYVEVVPEEEKAARLIETERLRSDPSVDMSYMPNTANLYTEAELDGLLRAVREEIEGMRAYCEVGDGSIESSETEDKDWINNWKSFFRPFVVEDILIKPSWEEVPAGMEDKLLIELDPGTAFGTGMHETTQLCIRGLKQYLRQGMEVLDLGTGSGILGITALKLGAGHVAGTDLDPEALPAVRDNLAKNGLTASMFSMYIGNVIGAENEALRRELGYGHYDLVTANILAPVIVLLTGVVPAFLKPGGIFISSGILDTREQEVLAAFRAQEELELLSVGRQGEWVSVIARKKVREVA, translated from the coding sequence ATGATCTGGAGAAAATTCACGATACATACGACCACGGAGGCAGAGGAGATCCTCGTCTCGAATCTGATGGAGCTCGGCATCGAGGGAGTAGAGATCTCGGATCGTGTTCCGCTGTCCGAGGAGGATACGAAAGGGATGTTCATCGATATCCTGCCGGAGCTCGGGCCGGATGACGGAACCGCGGAGGTCAGCTTCTATGTGGAGGTCGTGCCGGAGGAGGAGAAGGCGGCGCGGCTCATAGAGACAGAGCGGCTCCGCAGCGATCCCTCGGTGGACATGAGCTATATGCCGAATACGGCGAACCTCTATACGGAGGCAGAGCTTGATGGGCTGCTTCGTGCCGTCCGGGAGGAAATCGAGGGGATGCGCGCCTACTGTGAGGTGGGAGATGGCAGCATAGAGAGCTCCGAAACGGAAGACAAGGACTGGATCAATAACTGGAAGAGCTTCTTCCGTCCGTTCGTGGTGGAGGATATCCTGATTAAGCCGAGCTGGGAGGAGGTTCCGGCGGGCATGGAGGATAAGCTTCTGATCGAGCTCGACCCGGGGACTGCCTTCGGGACAGGAATGCATGAGACGACACAGCTCTGCATCCGCGGGCTGAAGCAGTATCTGCGGCAGGGGATGGAGGTGCTGGATCTGGGAACCGGCTCCGGTATCCTCGGCATCACCGCATTGAAGCTTGGCGCGGGACATGTCGCAGGAACTGACCTCGACCCGGAGGCGCTCCCGGCGGTTAGAGACAATCTTGCGAAGAACGGTCTCACTGCCTCTATGTTTTCGATGTATATCGGCAATGTGATCGGAGCGGAGAATGAAGCGCTCCGGCGGGAGCTCGGCTATGGGCATTATGATCTCGTGACGGCGAATATCCTCGCGCCGGTGATTGTGCTGCTGACCGGGGTTGTGCCGGCATTTCTGAAGCCGGGCGGGATTTTCATCAGCTCCGGAATCCTCGACACACGGGAGCAGGAGGTGCTCGCCGCCTTCCGGGCGCAGGAGGAGCTCGAGCTCCTTTCGGTTGGGCGGCAGGGAGAGTGGGTCAGTGTCATTGCGAGAAAAAAGGTGAGGGAAGTCGCCTGA
- a CDS encoding HPr family phosphocarrier protein has translation MKTVRISLNSIDKVKSFVNELVRFTDVDFDLVSGRYVIDAKSIMGIFSLDLSKPIDLNVHADQNRMEEILSALTPYIIAE, from the coding sequence GTGAAAACTGTTCGTATCTCACTGAATTCTATTGATAAAGTCAAGTCCTTTGTGAATGAGCTGGTTCGCTTCACCGACGTTGACTTTGACCTCGTATCCGGCCGCTATGTCATCGATGCCAAGTCAATCATGGGCATCTTTTCCCTCGACCTCTCCAAGCCGATCGATCTCAATGTGCACGCCGACCAGAACCGCATGGAGGAGATCCTCAGCGCATTGACGCCGTACATCATTGCCGAGTAA
- a CDS encoding 16S rRNA (uracil(1498)-N(3))-methyltransferase, whose product MHHFFVEPSEIVSGTVHITGENYRHLRTVLRAELGEHILISDGTGTDYVCELTEITEGELLLRICFRERMHELPAEIHLFQGLPKSDKLELIVQKAVELGAFRIVPLRTQNAVVRLDEKRAGAKVMRWQGIAEAAAKQSKRSIIPEVAAPMDFREAMELAADFDCRMIPYENAEGMTALLSVLRDLAQPWDSQRAGKKRIAVFIGPEGGFSRGEIEAALAHGVQPVSLGRRILRTETAAITTLSLLMTALERSYEDGQRGIG is encoded by the coding sequence GTGCATCATTTTTTTGTCGAGCCGTCCGAGATCGTATCCGGGACGGTGCATATCACAGGCGAGAATTACAGGCATCTGAGAACGGTGCTTCGGGCGGAGCTTGGGGAGCATATCCTGATCTCGGATGGGACGGGGACAGACTATGTGTGCGAGCTTACGGAGATCACAGAGGGGGAGCTCCTGCTTCGGATCTGCTTTCGGGAGCGGATGCACGAGCTCCCGGCGGAGATTCACCTCTTTCAGGGTCTTCCGAAATCAGATAAGCTGGAGCTGATCGTGCAGAAGGCGGTGGAGCTGGGCGCATTCCGCATTGTTCCGCTGCGGACGCAGAATGCGGTAGTGCGGCTGGATGAGAAGAGAGCCGGAGCCAAGGTCATGCGCTGGCAGGGGATTGCGGAGGCGGCGGCAAAGCAGTCGAAGCGCTCGATCATCCCGGAGGTCGCGGCGCCGATGGATTTTCGGGAGGCGATGGAGCTGGCGGCGGACTTTGACTGTCGTATGATTCCCTATGAGAATGCAGAGGGAATGACGGCGCTGCTTTCGGTGCTCCGGGATCTCGCGCAGCCCTGGGATTCGCAGAGAGCCGGAAAGAAGCGAATCGCGGTCTTTATCGGGCCGGAGGGCGGCTTCTCCAGGGGGGAGATCGAGGCAGCACTCGCGCATGGGGTGCAGCCGGTTTCCCTCGGCAGGAGGATCCTTCGCACGGAGACGGCGGCGATCACGACGCTCAGCCTCCTGATGACGGCGCTGGAGCGCAGCTATGAGGATGGGCAGAGAGGGATAGGATGA